The sequence TCCTTCAGGACTTCTTTTCATTTATTAGACGGTGAGGTAGTACAAAAGGTAAATGAGAAGGTCAAGCTTACCTTTAAAAGTATGAAAATTGCCGGGTCGGAGATCAGTACAGAAGTCAGAAAATTTGTCCGTCCTTTTGACCTGAGTAAGGCTCCACTTTTTAGGGCTGAACTTATAAGCGAGTCCGAAGAAAAGAACATAATGTTGATAGACATGCATCACATAATATCTGACGGAATTTCTTGCAGCATTCTTATAAAGGAAATTGCAGATCTGTACGCCGGAAAGAATTTGCCGGAACTAAAACTGCAGTATAAGGACTATACCGTATGGCAGAAGGAATTTCTCAAGTGTGAGGAAATAAAGGCACAAGAGGCTTATTGGATAGAAAAACTTTCAGGTGAGCTTCCGGTGCTCAATATGCCTATGGATTACAACCGACCTCCCATACAGAGTTTTGAAGGCGACAGGATAAGCTTTGCTCCCGATGATGAATTGACCCGCAGATTAAAGCAGCTTGCGGCTGATACGGGTACAACATTATATATCGTGCTGCTTGCTGCTTATAATGTATTGTTGTGCAGATATACAGGCCAGGAGGATATTGTAATTGGTTCTCCTGTCGCAGGGAGAGGGCATTCTGATCTTGAAAATGTGGTTGGAATGTTTGTCAATACTCTTGCTATGAGAAATTATCCTTCCTATGACAAAACCTTTATGGATTTTTTATCGGAAGTAAGACAAAATGCCATAGGAGCATATGAAAATCAAGATTACCAATTTGAGGAGCTTTTAGAGAAACTGAATGTAAAAAAAGATTTGAGTAAAAATCCTTTGTTTGATACTATGTTTACGCTTCAAAATATCGATGTATCAGAGTTGAGGAGAGACAACCTTGTTTTTTCTCCCTATGAGCTTGACTGCAAAACATCAAAGTTTGATTTCTCCATCCAGGCTGTGGAAAAGGCAGAAGCGATTAATTTCAATCTGGATTATTGTACAGGGCTGTTCAGACACGAGACTATGGAAAGATTCAAAAATCATTTTCTGAACCTGTTGAGTGATATTGTCAGAAGGCCTTCTTGCAAGATTTGTGAACTCGAGATTATGACAGAAGAAGAAAAAAACAGGCTGCTATATGAATTCAACAGAACTGAAGCAGAGTATCCAAAAGAAAAGACCATACACGAGCTTTTTGAGGAACAGGTAGAGCGGACTCCTGATAATATTGCAGTGGTGTATCAGGACAGACAGCTCACTTACAAAGAACTTAATGAAAAGGCAAATCAGCTGGCGTGGGTACTGAGAGGTAAGGGTGTCGGGTCTGATACCATAGTTGGGATAATGGTGGAACGTTCACCGGAGATGATAGTTGGAATAATGGCAATCCTGAAGGCAGGAGGTGCGTATCTGCCTATTAGTCCGTCATATCCGGAAGAGAGAATCGAATATATGTTGAAGGACAGTAGTATAAACATTGTACTGACCTGTGGGAATACATTAAGCTGTGCAGATTTTAGCGGCACTATTCTGGATTTATTGAGAGAAGAGTCATACTCGGCGGGATTAGGAAACCTTGATAGGGTGAATACACAAAAGGATTTAGCATATATAATCTATACCTCGGGATCAACCGGAAAGCCTAAAGGGGTAATGGTCTGCCACCAGAGTGTAGTAAATGTACTTTTTGCCCTTCAGGAGAAGTATCCGCTTCTGGAATCGGATTCCTTCCTCCAAAAAACAACGTATACATTTGATGTATCTGTTGCAGAAATATTCGGATGGTATTTAGGCGGAGGAAGGCTTATACTACTTGAAGAAGGAGCAGAAAAAGAGCCCCGGGCTATACTGAAAGCTATTGACAAGTATGACATAACTCATCTGAATTTTGTACCATCCATGTTTAAGGCTTTCCTGTATATGCTGAAGGAAGAGGATATACGGATAATAAATAAACTGAAATACATTTTTCTTGCAGGAGAAGCTGTGTCTAGTGATATTGTACCAATGTTCTGCAAGCTTACAGAGAGAGTCAGGCTGGAAAACCTGTATGGGCCTACGGAAGCAACAATTTATGCTACAGGATATAGTTTGAACGGACTGGAATGCTGCAGTAATGTACCTATAGGGAAACCTCTTAAAAACTATAGGGCATATGTGCTGGATAGGTATAATACGCTACAGCCTGTGGGAGTTGCGGGTGAATTGTGTATTGCAGGAAACGGTCTTGCCAGGGGTTATAGAAACAATATTGAATTGACAAACAGAAAATTCATTCCCAATCCTTATATAGATGGGGAGAAAATATATAAGACAGGGGATCTGGTAAGGTGGTTGCCGAACGGCAACATAGAATATATCGGCAGAATAGATTATCAAGTAAAGATACGGGGATTCAGGATAGAGCTTGGTGAAATTGAAAATAGGCTATTACTCCATGAATATGTTAAGGATGCTGTGGTTGTAGCAAAAGAAGATGGGAACGGCAGCAAATACCTGTGCGCTTATTATGTGTCGGACAAAACTATTCCTGTTCAGGACTTGCGGATATTCCTTCTGAAGGAACTTCCTGAGTATATGGTACCGGCTTATTTCACCAGGATGGATAAGCTTCCGCTGTCAACAAACGGTAAGATTGACAGGAAAGCTCTGCCCATACCAGATAAAGAATCAAATATCATTGAAAACTATGAAGCTCCAGCAAATGAAACAGAAGAGAAGCTTGCAGAGGTTTGGAAGGAAATTCTGGGGCTCAGTAGGGTTGGCGCAGGAGACAACTTCTTTGAGCTGGGAGGGGATTCACTTTCCATACTAAAAGTTCTGGCAAGTACATATCAGTATGGGTGGAATCTGGAAATGCAGGATTTTTACAAACTCAGAACACTCAGAGATATGGCTGATAAAATTAGAGGCAACATGGATGAAGCAGCTGGCGGGTGTAATGATAAAGAAAATATTGATGAGATTGCAGATATGAAATTAACCCGGGTAGGAAATGAGTGTGGATTTGCAAGCTGTAATCTGGAGTTGAAAAACATACTATTGACTGGAGCTACAGGTTATCTTGGAATTCATATTCTGTCTGAAATTATTGAGAAGACCGGGGCAAATGTGCATTGTCTAGTAAGAGGTGATAATGTAAAATGTGCTGAAGAAAAGCTTGAAAGGTTGCTTTCATTTTATTTCGGAGATAAATATATCCATCAGCTTGGGAAAAGGATATTTATCGTCAATGGTGACGTTTCCTTAGATAAAATAGGACTTTCGGATAGAGAATATGGGAAGCTCGGAACTAAGATTGACCTGGTTATTCATTCGGCTGCACTTGTTAAGCATTATGGTGATTATTCGGTATTTGAGAAGGTAAATGTATTTGGTACTCAGAATGTTTTAGATTTCTGCAAAGAATTCAATTGTAAGCTATGTCATATTTCTACCATCAGTGTATCAGGAACAACAACCGGACAGGGATTGGGTGAGGTTAACTACACTGAGAATGACTTTTATATAGGACAGGATTATTCAGATAATGTATATGTGAAGAGTAAGTTTGAGGCGGAGAAAATAACCTTTAAAGCAATAATCAACGGGTTGGATGCTGTTATTGTCAGAGTAGGTAATCTTACAGGAAGATTCTCTGACGGTAAATTCCAAATCAATATAAAAGAAAACAATTTTTACAATATTTTAAAATCTATTATGGATTTGGGCATAGTTTCCGATGAATTATTGGGGAGACATTTGGAGTTTACTCCTGTCGACTGCTGCAGCAATGCAATAATGCGTATATGCAGTTCAGCAGGTTCTTATGGAAAGGTATATCACTTATTCAACCATAAATATATATCTATGGAACAATTTAGAGATAGAGTTGGGTTATTGGACAAGCAGATTAAAGTATTGGACAGACACTCTTTTGATTGCTATATCCGGGAAGTTTCTGCAAAGAAAGATACAAGAGACTATTTGATTGGTATAGTAAATGAATTGAGCTATGGACTTGGAAAGAATACCGGGAAAAATATTAAAATCAAATCAGAAAATACAACCGCTTATTTACATGAACTAGGCTTTATGTGGCCTGAAATAGATATGGATTATATTAGTAAAGTTGTAAACTATTTAAAATCAGTAAATTTCTTATCGAACTAATTATTTGGGGGTGTATTATGAGGGGTGGTAAAAAGTCTGTAGGAACTTTCATTATGCGGCATAGTAAGATGGGTATAGTTCTTACTTATAACGTAGTAACGCTAGTTATCGGTATTGTGTTTTTCCCTATACTTCCTGTTATTATGGGCTATCCTCCAGGATTTCTGCCAGTAACGCAGACACTTGGAACAAGCTACTTGTTACAGTATATTGTTATTCTGGTTCTGGCGATAACCACTGGTACCGTTGCACTAATTACAGCTTTTAAAGGTTTAGGAAAGTGGAGTGAATTTATAGCCTCAAGTACGGAATACACCAAGCAGCTTCAGGAAATAAGAAAAAAGTGCATAAATATACCTTACTTAATATATATATTCCAGATATTTTTTATTAGTATCCCAATAATACTGGTTATGATTTTCGTTTATATCATTACTAAAATTCCTGTTGTTACTTTATTGAAGATAATTACAGCTGTATTTTCATTCTTTTCCCTTGCTGCTATCGTATCACATACTTTTTCTAAGCGTATATTCACGCAAATACTTCTGAAGACATATAAGGGAGAGGAATTGCAGGGAATTAGAATAAGTCTGAGAAAGAAAATATTCCTTCAGATGCTTCCTATATCCATTGTTGCAATTCTATTCACCGGGATGCTCGGATACTCCAGATTAATGGAGGAAAAGGGCGACCTGGTCTATAAAATTTGTAAAAACTATCTGTTCGAAACTGTAGAAAAGATAGGAGATGCAGAAGAGCCCGAAAGAATTTTTGAGACGTTAAAAGGCTTGGAGATAGAGGGGACAAAAATAAGCTATTTTGTTGTTACTGAAAAAGGGAAGTTTATTGCTTCAGACGGATATAAACCTACAGCTTTCTTTAACTATTATGTAAAAAATCCGCTGAATGGCGACAGAATATATGGTGACACTACAGAAGTCCAAGGGGTAGAAACCAGAGTCAAAGGGAAGAATGGTGATTTTCTCGTTGGAATAAGATTTGAGGTAGCCTCAGAAAGAACAGTAGTATTCTTTTTGGCAGCATTTTTTATTCTTCTTATATTTAATATTTTTGTCTTATACTTTTTTTCGAAGTCTTTATCGGGTGAAATTTCCCTCGTTGCGGACAGTCTCACGGAAATTGCTGAGGGTGAGTATGTAGATCTTGATAGAAAGCTGGCAGTTGTATCAAATGACGAATTAGCTGATTTGGTAATATCCTTCAACAAGATTCAGGAAAGAGAAAAAGAGCATATAAGGGAAATAGAAGAAAAACATGCGATTATGATGGAACAGGAGAGGCTTGCATCTTTAGGACAGCTAATAGGAGGAATCGCCCATAACTTGAGAACGCCTATCATGTCCATTGCCGGAGCTATAGAGGGGTTGAAGGATCTTATAAAAGAGTATGACGAATCAATTGATGATGAAAAAGTAACAAGAGAAGACCACCACGAAATAGCAAAAGAGATGAAATCATGGATTGAGAAGATGAAGCCGTATTGTACATATATGTCCGATATTATCACTGCGGTAAAAGGACAGACTGTACAAAAGGGAAATCAGGAAGAGAACAGTTTCACACTTTATGAACTCCATAAAAGAATAGAAATTCTTTTTGAATATGAGCTGCGAAAACAGCACTGTAAACTGAACACAGTGTATAATATGGATATGGATACAAGGATACAAGGCGATATAAGCGTACTTGTACAGGTTTTGAATAATCTTATTGTAAATGCAGTAGATGCATATGACAGTTCAGGTGGAAATATTGAACTTACTGTTAACCGGAGTGAAAAGGTTATAGAATTTATAGTCAGAGATCATGGAAGAGGTATACCTGCAGACCTGCAAAGCAAGCTGTTTAAAGAGATGGTGACCACAAAAGGTACTAAGGGGACGGGATTGGGTCTATACATGTCTTATTCGAATATTAAAGCCAGATTCTGCGGGAAAATGAGGTTCGAATCAGAAGAGGGAAAAGGAACTGCATTTTATATCTATATACCTGTGAAATAAGTTGATGAGCAAAGTCAGGTAATAAAGAAAAGGAAGATTATATCAAATATGATCTTCTTTTTTTGTATATTTTGTATTATGACATGAATTCATGTTTACTGCATCACAATATTCTACAATAATCTATACTATATACAAAATTTGAATAATTTTTCTGTATATATTGAATTTTCTATGAAAATATGCTAATATACACAAAGAGAATACAAGTGTGCACCGCACGAGGACACGGAGGGCTTATGAATAAGAATTCTACTTACTTTCTTGTCGACGCTTCAGTATTGCCTGAGGTTTTTTCGAAAGTCATAGAAGTAAAAAAGCTTCTAAGTAAGGAAAAAATCAAGGCTGTAAATGAAGCTGTCAAGGAAGTGGGATTAAGCCGCAGTGCTTACTATAAATACAAGGATTTTGTATTTCCTTTTTATGAGACCTCAAGAGGTAAAGTTATTACCTTATTCTTTGTTGTGGAAGATTTTTCGGGCATCCTATCGAGTATCATCAATAAAATTGCTGCTGCAAAAGCTAACATTTTGACTATAAATCAGAATATTCCCATTAATAGTCTTGCTGACGTGACCATCTCTATAGAAACTGCGGGGATGGTAGTAGAGCTGGAAGAATTAATGGATGAGATAAGCAAGCTTGAAGGTGTAAGACGACAGGAAATTCTAGCAAGAGAGTGATGGAGGTAGGTTTATGGTATATATAGGTATATTGGGTTATGGTGTTGTTGGATCTGGAGTTGCTGAAGTTATCAGAAAAAACAGCTCCAGTATAAAAGTAAGGGCAGGAGAAGAAATCAAGGTAAAGAAAATTCTTGATATCCGTGATTTTTCTGACAGCCCTGACAAAGATGTCCTGACAAAAAATTCGGATGATATATTCTCTGATGATTCAATAAGCATAGTAGTAGAAACAATTGGTGGAGCCAGAATAGCATATGATTTTACTAAAAAGGCCCTGCAAGCGGGTAAAAGTGTAGTAACCTCAAATAAAGAATTGGTTGCAACACACGGTCCGGAACTTCTAAAACTTGCCAGGGAGAATAATGTAAGCTATCTTTTTGAAGCAAGCGTTGGTGGAGGTATACCGATCATACGGCCTTTAAACAGGTGTCTGGCTGCAAATGAGATAAGCGGAATCATTGGAATACTCAATGGGACAACCAATTACATTCTTACCCAGATGAAGAGGGATGGGAAAAATTTTGCTGAAGCACTGAAGGAAGCTCAGGAAAAAGGCTATGCAGAAGCAGATCCCACTGCTGATATCGAGGGACATGATGCTTGCAGGAAAATAGCTATTTTATCATCAATTGCATATAATGAATTTGTAGACTATAAAGATATTTACACTGAAGGAATTACCAGAATCAGTCTTGAGGATATGCATTATGCTGAAGCTATGAATTCTGCAATAAAACTCATTGGAATGAGTAAACGTATTGATGGAAAGGTTTTTGCGAGGGTAAGTCCGGCGTTGGTCAGTAAAACCAGCCCATTGTCTAACGTTGAGGATGTATTTAATGCAATAGTTGTTAAAGGTAATGCTATTGGAGATGCAATGTTTTATGGACGCGGTGCAGGAAAGCTTCCTACTGCAAGTGCAGTGGTTGCAGATGTAATTGATATAGTGAAGCATGCGGAAGGCACTATAGGGACTACATGGGTAGTAAAGGAAGAGAGTAACACAATTAATAAAGATGAAGTAGAGACAAAATTTTTCATAAGAGTAAAAACTGAGGATATAAAAAGAACAGAGATTTCCATAGGGGAATTATTTGGAAATATAAACAGGGTCAAAACAGGGAATATATCTGTTGAGGATGAAGTTGCTTTTGTAACAGGAAGAATACCTGAAAAACGCCTTGCGGAAATTGTTAATAAACTGAAGGATTTTGAATTTGTTATTGATATAGCAAACATGATCAGGGTTTTGGATGAATAGGGTATAGGTCGGGATGCATGGCTGTTCATAATTAATTAGGTTTAAGGATAGTTTAAACAGAACGGGGGATTATTCGATGAAAGTAGCAAAATTTGGTGGTACTTCTATGGCTAATGCAGAACAGATAAAAAAGGCATGCGACATTGTGCTGGCAGATGCTGAAAGAAAGCTCGTAGTTGTATCGGCGCCTGGAAAGCGCTATAAAGAAGATATAAAGGTAACTGACCTTCTTATAAACTGTGCAGAAAAGTTTCTTAAAAACGGTTCTGCGGAAGAAGAACTTATGGCTGTTGTAGGCAGGTATGCAGAAATCGCTGCTGATTTCAACCTTTCAAATGAAATAGTTGAGGTTATAGAAAATGACCTCAGACAAAGACTATCGGCAGATACGGATAATGCGGGAAAATTTATGGACTCGTTAAAGGCTGCAGGTGAAGATAACTGTGCTAAGCTTGTAGCAGATTATTTAGCCAGTAAGGGTATTGAAGCACGTTATGTAGATCCAAGGGAGGCGGGCTTGTTTCTGAGTGATGAGTTCGGTAATGCGAGGGTGCTTCCAGAATCCTATGATAATTTAAAAGCCCTGAAAAGCTATAATGGAATTATGATTTTCCCCGGATTTTTCGGATATTCAAAATCAGGAGATGTAGTAACTTTTTCGAGGGGTGGCTCTGACATAACCGGGTCAATACTGGCTGCTGCTGTAAAAGCAGAGGTTTATGAGAATTTTACAGATGTTGATTCAGTATTTGCTGCAAACCCTAATATTATTGAAAATCCAAAACCGATTTCTGTTGTTACATACAGGGAAATGAGAGAATTATCATATGCAGGTTTTTCCGTTTTGCATGAAGAAACTCTTGAGCCTGTATACCGTATGGGTATTCCCGTAAATATAAAGAACACAAACAATCCGTCAGCACCGGGTACTTTTATTGTTCCTGACAGAGAGAACACTGACGGTCCTGTGGTAGGTATAGCAAGTGACAAGGGCTTTTGCAGCATATATGTAAGTAAATACATGATGAACAGGGAAATAGGTTTTGGACGTAAAATGCTGCAG comes from Clostridia bacterium and encodes:
- a CDS encoding aspartate kinase; translation: MKVAKFGGTSMANAEQIKKACDIVLADAERKLVVVSAPGKRYKEDIKVTDLLINCAEKFLKNGSAEEELMAVVGRYAEIAADFNLSNEIVEVIENDLRQRLSADTDNAGKFMDSLKAAGEDNCAKLVADYLASKGIEARYVDPREAGLFLSDEFGNARVLPESYDNLKALKSYNGIMIFPGFFGYSKSGDVVTFSRGGSDITGSILAAAVKAEVYENFTDVDSVFAANPNIIENPKPISVVTYREMRELSYAGFSVLHEETLEPVYRMGIPVNIKNTNNPSAPGTFIVPDRENTDGPVVGIASDKGFCSIYVSKYMMNREIGFGRKMLQILEDEDIAYEHTPSGIDNISVILREKQLDNDKEERIIRRIKDELNVDDVSVEHDLAMVMIVGEGMRNTVGIMSRASSAFASANVNLEMINQGSSEVSMMFGVKANDATKALKALYKEFFS
- a CDS encoding ACT domain-containing protein gives rise to the protein MNKNSTYFLVDASVLPEVFSKVIEVKKLLSKEKIKAVNEAVKEVGLSRSAYYKYKDFVFPFYETSRGKVITLFFVVEDFSGILSSIINKIAAAKANILTINQNIPINSLADVTISIETAGMVVELEELMDEISKLEGVRRQEILARE
- a CDS encoding homoserine dehydrogenase gives rise to the protein MVYIGILGYGVVGSGVAEVIRKNSSSIKVRAGEEIKVKKILDIRDFSDSPDKDVLTKNSDDIFSDDSISIVVETIGGARIAYDFTKKALQAGKSVVTSNKELVATHGPELLKLARENNVSYLFEASVGGGIPIIRPLNRCLAANEISGIIGILNGTTNYILTQMKRDGKNFAEALKEAQEKGYAEADPTADIEGHDACRKIAILSSIAYNEFVDYKDIYTEGITRISLEDMHYAEAMNSAIKLIGMSKRIDGKVFARVSPALVSKTSPLSNVEDVFNAIVVKGNAIGDAMFYGRGAGKLPTASAVVADVIDIVKHAEGTIGTTWVVKEESNTINKDEVETKFFIRVKTEDIKRTEISIGELFGNINRVKTGNISVEDEVAFVTGRIPEKRLAEIVNKLKDFEFVIDIANMIRVLDE
- a CDS encoding HAMP domain-containing histidine kinase, giving the protein MRGGKKSVGTFIMRHSKMGIVLTYNVVTLVIGIVFFPILPVIMGYPPGFLPVTQTLGTSYLLQYIVILVLAITTGTVALITAFKGLGKWSEFIASSTEYTKQLQEIRKKCINIPYLIYIFQIFFISIPIILVMIFVYIITKIPVVTLLKIITAVFSFFSLAAIVSHTFSKRIFTQILLKTYKGEELQGIRISLRKKIFLQMLPISIVAILFTGMLGYSRLMEEKGDLVYKICKNYLFETVEKIGDAEEPERIFETLKGLEIEGTKISYFVVTEKGKFIASDGYKPTAFFNYYVKNPLNGDRIYGDTTEVQGVETRVKGKNGDFLVGIRFEVASERTVVFFLAAFFILLIFNIFVLYFFSKSLSGEISLVADSLTEIAEGEYVDLDRKLAVVSNDELADLVISFNKIQEREKEHIREIEEKHAIMMEQERLASLGQLIGGIAHNLRTPIMSIAGAIEGLKDLIKEYDESIDDEKVTREDHHEIAKEMKSWIEKMKPYCTYMSDIITAVKGQTVQKGNQEENSFTLYELHKRIEILFEYELRKQHCKLNTVYNMDMDTRIQGDISVLVQVLNNLIVNAVDAYDSSGGNIELTVNRSEKVIEFIVRDHGRGIPADLQSKLFKEMVTTKGTKGTGLGLYMSYSNIKARFCGKMRFESEEGKGTAFYIYIPVK